In Vibrio echinoideorum, the sequence TGAATTGATGACATATTGAGACTGGCTGACTTCCTGAGAGTCTATTTTGAGGGTCTGAGTTGGGAACGCGATGTCTGCATTGTGTTTATGAATAATCTCCAGAACCTGTAACAGAACGTCTTGCTTCACTTTGTGGTACCTGATCCAGTTGACCGTTTTTGTGAAGGTATAGATAAAGAAGTTCAGCGTTGAAGGTCCAAATTTATCAAAGTTAACGATCAGCGTCTGTTTGGCATCAATATCAGGGTGGGTCTCGAGCATGGTTCTGACTTCATCAACAATGAGCGCTAATTTGTCTGCATCTTGATAACGAAGACCAAAGGTTTCATTGATTCTGCGATTTAGCATTCTGGATGGGTTCTCCACCACAATACTACTGAACACAGAATTTGGAACGTACAAAGGGCGCTTATCAAAGGTGCGAATGATCGTCATGCGCCAGCCAATGCGTTCTACGGTTCCTTCAATTTGACGATCGGGAGAGCGTATCCAATCACCGACTTTAAAAGGTCGGTCGAAGTAAATCATCATGCCGCCAAAGAAATTAGACAACAGATCTTTAGCCGCCAAACCGACAATTAAACCACCGACACCACCAAAGGTGAGTAAGCCAGATAAGCTGAGCCCAAACGCCTGCATGATCGTTAGGCCACCCATAACCATGAAGAACAGTCGAGCAACCTTTGCGATAGCTTGAACTGTGGTTTCATCTCTGGTTTTTTGTTCTAAAACATAGGCCTCTGAGTTAGTAATCATTCTCAGAGTAAACCAAACAAATGTACATATAATTAATATGTGTTTAAGCGTTTTTAACCAGTTGATTTCATTGCCAAATTGGTCTTGAAGTATCAGGCCGATAGATACCATGCCTGGCCAGCACCAGATCAGGGTGCTCACTGGTGTTTTTAGGGCATCTAGAATTAGGTCATCCCAGTGGAACGGGGTCTTCTGAACCAGTATTTCTAAGCGATTATGGACAATTCGCCAAATCACCCAAGCAAAGAAACTTGCAATGGTGATAAACAAGACGCTATTTCCCCAGCTATTGTGGCTCTGGGTGATGTAAGTTTGAACTTGGTTTATGAATTCATTCATAGTGTGTACTGCCGCAGAAATTATGTGTTCGAAATTAGCAGAAATCACTTTTGTTCTCTACCTTTATAAATCAAGCGATTAGCTGACAATCGTATCTATCTATGGATATATAGTCGTTTTTTTGTATGAAGACAATTTAGTTATTTGTTTTCGACGTTACGTAGCTTTGCAAGTGGAGCAATGAATGAGTGACAAACAGTTTGCCGTTATTGGGTTAGGGCGATTTGGCCTTTCTGTGTGTAAAGAGCTTCAAGATTCAGGAGCTCAAGTTCTTGCTGTTGATATCGACGAAGATAAAGTGAAAGAGGCTGCTGCTTTTGTGTCGCAAGCGATTGTTGCCAATTGTACCAGTGAAGAAACGGTGGTTGAGCTTAGGTTAGACGATTATGACATGGTCATGGTGTCAATTGGAGCTGATGTTAACGCCAGCATCCTGGCTACATTGGTCGTCAAAGAGGCCGGGGCTAAAACGGTTTGGGTAAAGGCCAATGATAAATTTCACGGTAAAATCCTTTCGAAAATAGGTGCTGATCATATCATCATGCCGGAACGAGATATGGGAATACGTGTCGCTCGAAAAATGCTAGATAAACGCGTCCTGGAATTCATAGATCTCGGTAGCGACCTAGCGATGACAGAAATCGTAATAGGACATAAATTCTTAGGAAAACGACTCTGCGATTTAAACCTGTGTAAAGAAGCGGATGTACAAGTCTTGGGCTTTAAGCGCGGTCCTAACCTAACCAAAGCACCGTCGTTGGATATCAGTTTGGAGATAGGTGATGTCGTTATTATTGCAGGACCGAAAACTCTCTTGGCTCATAAACTCAAAAACTTATCGTAAGGTGAGTATATGAATTCGTTAAAGCGAAGAGGGCTGTTTTACGCTTTAGAGCAAGATAACAAGCGTAAAAAAGGCTCTGAACCTAAGGTTATCCTGACGAGCTTTCTTGCGGTGCTTATTCCTTCTGCGATATTGCTGACTCTGCCTGTTTTCTCGGTTACAGGATTAAGTTTTACTGATGCATTGTTTACGGCTACATCAGCGATCAGTGTGACAGGATTAGGCGTGGTCGATACTGGTGAGCATTTCACCTTGTCTGGAAAGATCTTGCTGATGTTTTTGATGCAAGTTGGTGGCTTGGGGCAGATGACGTTGTCTGCGGTGCTGCTCTACATGTTTGGAGTTCGGCTAAGCTTGAAACAACAAGCGTTGGCGAAGGAAGCGCTTGGACAAGATCGTAAGGTTAACCTCCGAAAATTAGTCAAGAAGATTATCATCTTTGCATTGGTTGCGGAGTGTCTTGGTTTCGTGTTGCTCTGTTTCCGTTGGGTTCCTGAAATGGGTTGGGCAACGGGAAGCTTTTATGCGCTTTTTCATGCGATTTCAGCGTTCAATAACGCAGGCTTTGCCCTATTTTCAGACAGTATGATGAGTTTTGTCGATGATCCATTGGTGATCTTTACCTTAGCGGGCCTATTCATTTTTGGTGGACTAGGTTTTACGGTGGTTGGCGATCTCTCGAGTAATTGGCGTAGAGGATTCAAACACCTTCATCTACACACTAAGATAATGTTAACGGCGACACCGACTTTATTGTTAGTAGGCACAATGATGTTTTGGTTATTGGAGAGGAATAACTCAACAACGATGGAAGGTTTGTCTATCCAAGGTCAGTGGCTTGCGGCTTTTTTCCAGTCTGCTAGCGCACGTACTGCTAGTTTCAATAGCGTGGATTTATCGCAGTACACACAACCTGCATTGTTGGTGATGATAGTACTGATGCTGATTGGCGCAGGCTCAACTTCTACAGGGGGCGGAATTAAGGTATCGACCTTTGCCGTGGCATTTGTTGCGACCTGGACTTTTCTACGTCAGAAAAAACATGTGGTGATGTTTAAACGTACGGTAACGTGGCAAGCGGTAACAAAGTCATTGGCCATTATTGTGGTAAGTGGGGCGTTATTAACCACTGCGATGTTTTTGTTAATGCTTACTGAACAAGCGGCGTTTGACCGAGTTATGTTTGAAGTGATTTCTGCTTTTGCAACGGTTGGGCTAACAGCTAATCTTTCTGAACCTGGGAAATACATCATGATTGTCGTGATGGTAATAGGGCGGATTGGTCCTTTGACTTTAGCTTATATGTTAGCTCGTCCAGAACCGTCCTTATTGAAATACCCAGGAGATACTGTGTTAACGGGTTAATAATGTTAACAGGCTAATAAACAAAGTTTTGTTAGTAATAAAAAAGCCAGCGATCTGCTGGCTTTGTTGTTTATGCTTGGATTTTATGCAGAGCTATTTAACCCTCAAACATTTCCACGTATTCCTCATAACCTTGTTCTGCTAATTTATCGGCAGGGACAAAACGCATAGCAGCTGAGTTCATGCAGTAGCGTAAACCTGTTGGTTTTGGACCATCTTTAAATACATGCCCTAGGTGAGAGTCACCAAATTTACTACGAACCTCTGTTCTTGGGTAAAGCAGCTTGTAGTCAGTAGTCGTTACGACATAAGCCTCGCTGATTGGCTGTGTAAAGCTAGGCCAACCTGTACCTGATTTGTATTTGTCTTTTGAAGAGAATAGAGGCTCACCCGTCACGATATCAACGTAAATACCTTCTTGTTTGTTATCCCAGTATTTGTTGTCAAACGGACGCTCTGTCGCGTCGTCTTGTGTGACATCGTATTGCAGTGAAGTTAGAGAAGCTTTGATCTCTGCATCAGACGGCTTGCTGTATGTCTTAGCATTAGCTGTCGCATTTTTGCCATCGATGATCTGACGGATGGTTTGCGGGTTTTCTTTTCTATCATCGCCGAAGATTTTATCTAGGTACTGATCACGACCAGAAGCGTAGCGGTAGTAGTTATAACGAACCTTGCTCTTCTTGTAATAATCTTGATGGTAATCTTCCGCTGGCCAGAATTTTTCAAATTCAATCAGTTCTGTTTTTAGTGGTTCACCAAAGATCTGAGCTTTGTCGATCTCCATCATGAAGTTTTGAGCGACGTCTTTTTGCTCTTGGTTATGATAGAAAATAGCAGGTCGATATTGTGGACCTCTATCAACGAATGAACCCTTGTCATCAGTTGGGTCGATATGTCTGAAGAATTGGTCAAGCACCTGTTCATAGCTAACCACATCAGGGTTATAAGTCACGTTGATCACTTCGATGTGGCCAGATTTACCCGATGAAACTTGCTTGTAGGTTGGGTTTTCTAATTCACCACCAGAATACCCAGAGATAACGTCTGTCACGCCTGTCAGTTTTTCTAGATCGGATTCTGTACACCAAAAACAACCACCAGCCAGTGTCGCGATTTCAGTTTTACCTGAATTAGCCGTTTTATCCATTGTATTGGCAGTGCCAGTCTGGCTTACAAACAGCGAAATCAGTGGCAGTGCAACCACGAGTGATACCAATATTTTAGATAATTTATTCATAGATACCTCATCTTGACGTTTTTCTCATTCGATTTTGAATGTACGAATAGAGACAGGTTTTAGATGGAAAAAATTGCATTATTCACAAAAAAATATGTCATTGAGAAAATCTTGCTCATAAATGCCGCCAGTAGTAGGGTGTAGGCATTAATATAAATAATAGATAATGATGACGTTTACGTACATCTAAGGAACAGCATGCAAGCAGAAGTTAAATGGGTCGAAGGCTTTAAATTTCTAGGTCAATCTCAATCAGGCCATTCTGTCGTTATGGATGGAAGTGGTGGTGCTACCGCGCCAAGCCCTATGGAAATGGTGTTAATGGCTGCTGGTGGTTGTAGCTCTGTTGATGTAGTTGATGGCTTGAAATCTGCTGGTCAGAACATCACGGGTTGTAATACAAAACTAGAAACGACACGTCGTGAAACCGCGCCAAAAATCTTTACCGTGATTAATATTCATTTTGAAGTGTCTGGTGACAACCTTGACCCTGAGCTAGTAGCTAAAGTATGTGCTGATTCATTAGAGAAGTATTGTTCAGTATGCCTGATGCTGGGTGCTGGCGTAGAGATGACCCACAGCTGGGAAATCGTCTAGTCTTCTGATTGTATAGCTTGGCGTTAGGCTGTTTTTTACGGCTTACGGGTTAAAGTTTACGAATTATGGACAAAGACAGATAAAGAAAAGGGCGGAGTACTTGAAAGTGCTCCGCCCTTATTATTTCAGTTATTGTCGAGAGATCTTAGTTACTGTAGATAGCTTTTATTGAGCAGTTTCTACGATAACTTCTTCAACTTGTACTTCTTGCTGGTATTCAAAACCAGGAATAGTTGCGTCAACACGACGGTTTTGAGAACGGCCTTCTGCAGTATCGTTTGTTGCAATAGGGTTCTCTTCACCTTCACCAGACGCTGAAATGCGGTCTGCTTCAATGCCTTGCTCTTCGATGTATGCTGCTACAGCTGCTGCACGCTTCTTAGAGATCATCATGTTGTATTCAGCTGCGCCTGTCGAGTCAGTGTGACCAACAACATCAACTGACGATTGAGGATGAGCTTTAAGTACTTCAACTAATGGCATTAGCGCAATTTTACCATCTGTAGACAGTTCAGTACTGTTAGTCGCGAACATTTCTTGAGAGTAGCTCTCTGTTTGCGCTTTAGTCACAACAACGGTTGTCTTCTCTTCAACAACAACTGCTGGCTCTGTGATTGGCTCAGATGGCGCTTGTGTTACTGCTACCGCAGAAGCTGTAGCCGCCGCTGACGCTGTTGTGTTACCTGTACCGAAGTTGTAGCTAACACCAACAGACAGTAGATTTGAGTTTAAGTCTTGAACGTAGTTGTCGTCGAAATCATCAAAGTATTGATATTCAACACGCAGTGCCCAATCAGAAGATAGTTGCTTCTCTACACCGATACCAGCAGAAAGAACAACGTCGTCTTCACCACCGTGTGAAATGTAAGCAGGACCTGCTTTGAAGAATACGTCAAACTCTTGTTGCACTGGCAGGCGGTACATTGGCGTTAGTGATATGGCGATTAGAGGGTCGCTGAATGCTGCTGTTGAACCATTCTTAGAAAAGCTTGTTTTATAATCACCTAAGAAATCAGAGCTTAACTCGATACCAAGTCTGTCAGTGAAGTTATAACCAGAGTAAATACCGGCACCAATTGCATCATCATCACATTTAGCACCGCTTACACATGCGCTGTCTAGCCAGCCCACGCCCACTTTAGCACCAACGTAAGTAGTTGCAGCAATAGAAGGAGTTGCTGCTAGGCCTGAAGCCGCAACAATAGCACACATGATTTTTGACAGTCTTTTCATAATCTTATCCTTGGATTAACTCTTATTGTTATCTGAACCTACCAGGAAAACGATTACTTATTGGGTATGACACTGCTTACAATAAGTAAATCAAGGCGTTGGTTCAGCTGGATCTATTTTTTACTTAGTACTTATATTGTTAATCTGATTGCGTATTGTAGTCAATGAAATTGTTAAAAATTATATATTTAAGGTGCTATTTACTGTTTTATTTGTCAATAATATGTTGTCTTAAATGTTGGAATCGGATGAACCTCGTATCACCGACGTAGTTTTACAAGGTTTTGGTGTTGTTTTTTTATACAGAGTGCAGATTTATTGAGCTGGCTTATAGGTTTATGGGCGCTCACCTGCAATTAAACGTTTTTCAATATCGGCAATGACACCTGGTAGATCTGCAATAGTATCGATCAAATAGTGCGGGTTTGACCTATTTAGCTTCACACTTGCTTTCTCTCGTGCTGTTTGAAGTGTTGCTTCTTCTGCATCCAAATATTCTTGGTACGTCAAGCCAGCTTCGTTACCTGATAGAACAAGGCCAACTGTCCACATGCCTGCGTTATGACCTTCTTCAATACCGGGTGCTGCGTCATCCACTTTCACACACGCTGCAACGTTAGTTACGCCCAAATCAATCACGTTTTTAAGTGCCATGAATGGAGCAGGGCGACCACCTTGCGGTAAGTCATCAGTTGCTACTACGTTATCAGGAAGGTAACCGTAATCAGCGGCTGCAGGAATTAAAACATCCATCACTTCTCGTGGGTAACCAGAACAAGAGCCTATTTTTACGTTCTTCTCTTTTAAGTTATTTACAACTTCAATCGCGTTTAAAATTGGTGCTGCGTGGTCTGCTACTTTCGCTTTCTGAAGAGGCATAAATGCCGCGTAGATCGCATCAACGTCTTCACTGGTCATCGAGCGTCCGAATTGAGCATTCCAACGAGCGTTAACAACTGGGATTCGACCGACCGCTTGGATGTGGTCCCATTTGCCAATACCCATAGGTTCACGTGCTTCTGCTAGGTCGATATCAAAGTCGAAACCTTGCTTGAATGCTTCAACAAAAATACTGGTTGGAGCAAATGAGCCAAAATCAACGATAGTGCCAGCCCAGTCAAAGATAACCGCTTGGATAGGTGATGTCGTGTTCATAGTAGTGTCCTATTTTTTTCTCCCAATTCAGGTAGTTCTGGGAGATGAATAATTGTTTTAGGTTATTGGTTGCTTGAAATTATTGCTTCAAGGCATGCTTTCAACGGTGGTTCAAAGGTATTCAAAGTCTTTGCTGACTTTGGCTATCGCTTTTTCGAATACAGACAGAGCGACTTCTAGCTCGCTACGGCTGATAATCAATGGTGGGCTCAACTGAATCACGTTACCTTGTGACACCTTAAAGCTCAGGCCATCGTTCAGACATTGATAAAGTACTGCTTCTGCTTCATCGAAAGCTCGGGTCTTAGTGATATGGTCGGTGACCAACTCCACGGCCCAAAGCAGGCCGATGCCGCGAACGTCACCAATAACTGGGTATTTCTCTTTCATTTGAAGCAGTTGTTCACGCACGAATACGCTGTCTGCTTGCACTTTTTCAAGTAGATTTTCTTGCTCAATCACTTCCATGGTCGCGAGTGCTGCTGCACAGCCAATTGGGCTTTTCTCATGGGTGTAGTGCCCAAGAGATACCTGCGCTGCTGTGTTGTATTTGTCTTTGGTGACCATGGCTGCAATTGGAACCAAGCCGCCGCCAAAGCCTTTACCGATACATAGGATGTCAGGTTCGATATCAAACGCTTGGTGAGTAAACCATTCACCGCTACGACCCATGCCATTTGGGATGTCATCAATGATCAACATGACGTTATGTTTGTCACAGATCTCACGGATACGTTTCCAATAAGCTTTGCTTGGCACTTGAACGTCCGTATTACGAACAGCTTCGGCAATGAAGGCACCGATGCCACCTTCTTTTTCAATGACGTACTCAAGGTAATCGGCATAGTGCACATCACATGCAGTTTCATTGTCATCGCTTGCGCTATTTCCACTTAACGGAAAACTATCGCGAAGCGAAAAAGAGTCACGAAGCGGGAAAGCACCACGATAAGAGACTGCCGGAGGAATACGTTCTACGCCTGCCATTAACGGCCCCATACCTTCGCGGAAGCAAGCTTCACCACCGACAGAAATCGCATCGAGTGACGCACCATGGAATGAATCCCACAATGAAACGACTTTGAAGTTGTTGGTGACATGTCGCGCTAATTTGAGAGCCATGCCAATCACAGATGTACCTCCGGGAGCAAACAACACGCGATTCAAATCGCCACCACAGATCTGGGTGAGCTTCTCAGCACACTGAACAGCCGTTTCATTGGTGAAGCGACGCGGTGAAAATGGCAATGACGCCATTTGCTGAGTCACTTTATTAATAATATGTGGGTGGCCATAACCTAACTGGTGAACATTGTTCCCGTGAAAGTCCATGTACTTCTTGCCCGTCGCATCTTGAATGTAGATGCCTTCTGCGGCTTCAAGCGTGTCTAGGCAAGGTGTTGACATCGCTTGATGAAGAAACACGTCAGCATCACGCTTTAACATCGCTTGAGTCGCATCATCGTTTAGCGATTCGTTCCATTTTTTGCGTGCTGGCGTGGTGTTCACATCGCCTTCGCTTCGAAAGTGCGTTGCCTTTAGATCTGGCTCTTGATTGGTCGTCGTCATTATTTGATGTCCCAATACATAGCGTTTTTCACCGCACCGATGAGGGCTTTAATGTCAGACGGGTAAACCTCACCGATGTTGCCGATACGGAAGCAGTCTGCGTTTGAAACCTTGCCCGGGTAAATCACAAAACCTTGTTCTTTCAAACGGTCATAGAATTCCTTGAATTGGTAATCGCTATGAGTTGGAGAGTAGAAAGAGGTGATGATAGGTGAATGAAGCTCATCATTAAGCAGTGGTTCAAAGCCAAGAGTTCGCATGCCTGCAACCAATGTGGTTTGATTGGTTTGGTAGCGATTGTGACGAGCTTCGATACCGCCTTCTTGTTCCAACTCATGCAGAGCTTGGTAAAAAGCACGCACTGTGTGAGTCGGAGAGGTGAAGCGCCATTTACCATGGTTGCTTTCCATGCAGTGCCATTGGTCAAACAGGTCAAGGGTTAATGAGCGAGCTTGGCCTTTACATTTCTCAAGTTGCGACTGTTTAGCAATAACAAAGCCGAATCCAGGTACACCTTGAATACACTTGTTTGCTGAGCTGATCATGTAATCGATACCCAAGTCAGCAATATCCATAGGGATACCGCCAAAACTCGACATCGCATCAAGAATGACGGTTTTGTTGTGCTGTTTTGCCAATTTGGCAATCTCTTCAATTGGATTCAGCATGCCAGTGGTGGTTTCACAGTGGACAATCGCCACGTGGGTAATGTCTGAATCCATGGCTAATGCCGTTTCCATTTCGTTCAAGTCAGGCTGTGATGTTTCACCTGGGGAAACGACATGGCATGGAATGTTTAAATATTCTGCGATTTGAGCAATACGAGCACCATACGCACCGTTATCAACCACAAGAAGCTTACCGTTGTTAGAGATAACACTACCAATCGTTGCTTCAACTGAAGCGGTACCGCTGCCTTGCATTAATACGCTTGTGTATCCCGGCTGCTTAGTGGCTAAAGTCACTAGCTTGCTACGAATCACTTCAACAACGTCTTTGTTGTATTCATCATCCCAAGTACACCAGTCTTTTAGCATCGCTTGGCGGACGGTTTCAGAAGTAGATAGAGGGCCTGGTGTCAGTAGTAAGTATTCGTTTCTCATGTTCAATTCTCGTGATTTTTATTTTGGACTATACCAATATTTAAGGTTACTTTAACAACCAAATTAAACGGTCGTAAATAGCCCAAACGTCATTTTCACAAAAGCTTCATATTTAAAACTGACCACTTGTCTGAGATATTCTCCGATCTTGAAACTGCCATTTTTTGTTCATTTAACCGTCACAAAAGTCGATTAGGTTAATACTCGTTATCTGGTACATACCAAGTTGTGGGTGTGTGCTAACAACCTAAATGAATTTATGGATATAGGTGCCTTTTAATGAGGCTTCTAGCTTTAACAACCTTAACCTTGGCAATTTTTAATTTTGGCAACTTCTCATTTTAGAGTTGAGCCTGACTGGAGAAAATGATGAAAAACCGCTTTATGAAAGGATCACTTGCAGCATTAGTTACGCTATTAGCTGGTAACGCTTATGCAGCACAGGAAGTGACGGTTTACACTGCTTTTGAAACTGACATTTTAGCTAAATACAAAAATGCTTTCGAAAGTGAAAACCCAGACATCAACATCAAGTGGGTACGTGATTCAACTGGGATCATGACGGCAAAATTATTGGCTGAGAAAAACAACCCTCGTGCAGAAGTAGTATGGGGACTTGCGGGTTCTTCTATGGCTCTGCTTAAAGAAGAGGGCATTCTGAAACCTTACACACCTCAAGGTGTAGAAGCGTTACGCGCTAACCTTAACGATCCACAATCTACTCAAGCTTGGTACGGCAATGATGCATTCTTTAATGCCGTTTGCTTTAACGAAATAGTTGCTAAGCAACTGAACCTGCCAGTGCCTAAGTCTTGGGATGATCTAACGAAGCCTATCTACAAGGGCCACATTGCGATGCCAAACCCAGCGTCTTCTGGTACGGGCTACATGCAGGTTTCAGCTTGGTTACAAAACATGGGTGAAGACCAAGGTTGGAACTACATGCAGAAGCTAGACCAAAACATTGCTCACTACACACACTCAGGTTCGAAGCCATGTGTTCAAGCGGGTATGGGGGAAGTGGCTATCGGAATTTCTATGGCGAGCCGAGGTGCGAAGCTAAAAACTCAAGGTGCGCCACTTTCTGTGATTACGCCTGAAGGTATCGGTTGGGAATCTGAAGCGGTAGGTCTTGTTAAGCCTTCCGATGCAGCACAACGTGTTATCGATTGGTCAATATCTAAAGCAGCGAATGAACTTTACATCGAAATGTACCCAGTTGTTGGTCACCAAGATGTAACAGGTAAAGCAGAGAACTTCCCGAACGTAGAGAAGAATATGGCAAAAATGGACTTCGCTCGCATGGGCAGCGAACGTGCAGATGTTCTGAAAACATGGTCTGAGAAGTTTGACGCTAAATCAGAGCC encodes:
- a CDS encoding mechanosensitive ion channel family protein — translated: MNEFINQVQTYITQSHNSWGNSVLFITIASFFAWVIWRIVHNRLEILVQKTPFHWDDLILDALKTPVSTLIWCWPGMVSIGLILQDQFGNEINWLKTLKHILIICTFVWFTLRMITNSEAYVLEQKTRDETTVQAIAKVARLFFMVMGGLTIMQAFGLSLSGLLTFGGVGGLIVGLAAKDLLSNFFGGMMIYFDRPFKVGDWIRSPDRQIEGTVERIGWRMTIIRTFDKRPLYVPNSVFSSIVVENPSRMLNRRINETFGLRYQDADKLALIVDEVRTMLETHPDIDAKQTLIVNFDKFGPSTLNFFIYTFTKTVNWIRYHKVKQDVLLQVLEIIHKHNADIAFPTQTLKIDSQEVSQSQYVINSHPEAHR
- a CDS encoding potassium channel family protein; amino-acid sequence: MSDKQFAVIGLGRFGLSVCKELQDSGAQVLAVDIDEDKVKEAAAFVSQAIVANCTSEETVVELRLDDYDMVMVSIGADVNASILATLVVKEAGAKTVWVKANDKFHGKILSKIGADHIIMPERDMGIRVARKMLDKRVLEFIDLGSDLAMTEIVIGHKFLGKRLCDLNLCKEADVQVLGFKRGPNLTKAPSLDISLEIGDVVIIAGPKTLLAHKLKNLS
- a CDS encoding TrkH family potassium uptake protein, whose translation is MNSLKRRGLFYALEQDNKRKKGSEPKVILTSFLAVLIPSAILLTLPVFSVTGLSFTDALFTATSAISVTGLGVVDTGEHFTLSGKILLMFLMQVGGLGQMTLSAVLLYMFGVRLSLKQQALAKEALGQDRKVNLRKLVKKIIIFALVAECLGFVLLCFRWVPEMGWATGSFYALFHAISAFNNAGFALFSDSMMSFVDDPLVIFTLAGLFIFGGLGFTVVGDLSSNWRRGFKHLHLHTKIMLTATPTLLLVGTMMFWLLERNNSTTMEGLSIQGQWLAAFFQSASARTASFNSVDLSQYTQPALLVMIVLMLIGAGSTSTGGGIKVSTFAVAFVATWTFLRQKKHVVMFKRTVTWQAVTKSLAIIVVSGALLTTAMFLLMLTEQAAFDRVMFEVISAFATVGLTANLSEPGKYIMIVVMVIGRIGPLTLAYMLARPEPSLLKYPGDTVLTG
- the msrB gene encoding peptide-methionine (R)-S-oxide reductase MsrB, which encodes MNKLSKILVSLVVALPLISLFVSQTGTANTMDKTANSGKTEIATLAGGCFWCTESDLEKLTGVTDVISGYSGGELENPTYKQVSSGKSGHIEVINVTYNPDVVSYEQVLDQFFRHIDPTDDKGSFVDRGPQYRPAIFYHNQEQKDVAQNFMMEIDKAQIFGEPLKTELIEFEKFWPAEDYHQDYYKKSKVRYNYYRYASGRDQYLDKIFGDDRKENPQTIRQIIDGKNATANAKTYSKPSDAEIKASLTSLQYDVTQDDATERPFDNKYWDNKQEGIYVDIVTGEPLFSSKDKYKSGTGWPSFTQPISEAYVVTTTDYKLLYPRTEVRSKFGDSHLGHVFKDGPKPTGLRYCMNSAAMRFVPADKLAEQGYEEYVEMFEG
- a CDS encoding OsmC family protein, translated to MQAEVKWVEGFKFLGQSQSGHSVVMDGSGGATAPSPMEMVLMAAGGCSSVDVVDGLKSAGQNITGCNTKLETTRRETAPKIFTVINIHFEVSGDNLDPELVAKVCADSLEKYCSVCLMLGAGVEMTHSWEIV
- a CDS encoding OmpA family protein gives rise to the protein MKRLSKIMCAIVAASGLAATPSIAATTYVGAKVGVGWLDSACVSGAKCDDDAIGAGIYSGYNFTDRLGIELSSDFLGDYKTSFSKNGSTAAFSDPLIAISLTPMYRLPVQQEFDVFFKAGPAYISHGGEDDVVLSAGIGVEKQLSSDWALRVEYQYFDDFDDNYVQDLNSNLLSVGVSYNFGTGNTTASAAATASAVAVTQAPSEPITEPAVVVEEKTTVVVTKAQTESYSQEMFATNSTELSTDGKIALMPLVEVLKAHPQSSVDVVGHTDSTGAAEYNMMISKKRAAAVAAYIEEQGIEADRISASGEGEENPIATNDTAEGRSQNRRVDATIPGFEYQQEVQVEEVIVETAQ
- the phnX gene encoding phosphonoacetaldehyde hydrolase encodes the protein MNTTSPIQAVIFDWAGTIVDFGSFAPTSIFVEAFKQGFDFDIDLAEAREPMGIGKWDHIQAVGRIPVVNARWNAQFGRSMTSEDVDAIYAAFMPLQKAKVADHAAPILNAIEVVNNLKEKNVKIGSCSGYPREVMDVLIPAAADYGYLPDNVVATDDLPQGGRPAPFMALKNVIDLGVTNVAACVKVDDAAPGIEEGHNAGMWTVGLVLSGNEAGLTYQEYLDAEEATLQTAREKASVKLNRSNPHYLIDTIADLPGVIADIEKRLIAGERP
- a CDS encoding aspartate aminotransferase family protein, whose protein sequence is MTTTNQEPDLKATHFRSEGDVNTTPARKKWNESLNDDATQAMLKRDADVFLHQAMSTPCLDTLEAAEGIYIQDATGKKYMDFHGNNVHQLGYGHPHIINKVTQQMASLPFSPRRFTNETAVQCAEKLTQICGGDLNRVLFAPGGTSVIGMALKLARHVTNNFKVVSLWDSFHGASLDAISVGGEACFREGMGPLMAGVERIPPAVSYRGAFPLRDSFSLRDSFPLSGNSASDDNETACDVHYADYLEYVIEKEGGIGAFIAEAVRNTDVQVPSKAYWKRIREICDKHNVMLIIDDIPNGMGRSGEWFTHQAFDIEPDILCIGKGFGGGLVPIAAMVTKDKYNTAAQVSLGHYTHEKSPIGCAAALATMEVIEQENLLEKVQADSVFVREQLLQMKEKYPVIGDVRGIGLLWAVELVTDHITKTRAFDEAEAVLYQCLNDGLSFKVSQGNVIQLSPPLIISRSELEVALSVFEKAIAKVSKDFEYL
- the phnW gene encoding 2-aminoethylphosphonate--pyruvate transaminase, with the protein product MRNEYLLLTPGPLSTSETVRQAMLKDWCTWDDEYNKDVVEVIRSKLVTLATKQPGYTSVLMQGSGTASVEATIGSVISNNGKLLVVDNGAYGARIAQIAEYLNIPCHVVSPGETSQPDLNEMETALAMDSDITHVAIVHCETTTGMLNPIEEIAKLAKQHNKTVILDAMSSFGGIPMDIADLGIDYMISSANKCIQGVPGFGFVIAKQSQLEKCKGQARSLTLDLFDQWHCMESNHGKWRFTSPTHTVRAFYQALHELEQEGGIEARHNRYQTNQTTLVAGMRTLGFEPLLNDELHSPIITSFYSPTHSDYQFKEFYDRLKEQGFVIYPGKVSNADCFRIGNIGEVYPSDIKALIGAVKNAMYWDIK
- a CDS encoding putative 2-aminoethylphosphonate ABC transporter substrate-binding protein; translation: MMKNRFMKGSLAALVTLLAGNAYAAQEVTVYTAFETDILAKYKNAFESENPDINIKWVRDSTGIMTAKLLAEKNNPRAEVVWGLAGSSMALLKEEGILKPYTPQGVEALRANLNDPQSTQAWYGNDAFFNAVCFNEIVAKQLNLPVPKSWDDLTKPIYKGHIAMPNPASSGTGYMQVSAWLQNMGEDQGWNYMQKLDQNIAHYTHSGSKPCVQAGMGEVAIGISMASRGAKLKTQGAPLSVITPEGIGWESEAVGLVKPSDAAQRVIDWSISKAANELYIEMYPVVGHQDVTGKAENFPNVEKNMAKMDFARMGSERADVLKTWSEKFDAKSEPKS